In one window of Arctopsyche grandis isolate Sample6627 chromosome 6, ASM5162203v2, whole genome shotgun sequence DNA:
- the LOC143913026 gene encoding uncharacterized protein LOC143913026, whose translation MECRLCLGSAPTVSIHDNPHPLAQIIRTCCRLQVKKGDRLPDAICISCINTLELLSSFRNECLQSNETSKLTLNESLNVKTEEVLLEDLIWKDESDVDSLPNVCNVEANDWKSSALERSVSKQDVYLIENITSPIHVEKDISSDFGAGDAGIPSEECPSPNIYQCDICLKSFSQKSTIVKHLSFHTEEKSFSKKSDLLTSIKSQPGIKSHKREVCTKSFTQKRHLDVDIKSDTEEKPYKCYVCLRSFIRKGNLVKHMRSHTEEKPYKCDVCLKSFVLNDQLLTHMKCHKSHKCNICLKSFTQRSNLRSHLRSHTGEKPYKCDVCLKSFVRERNLGHHMRSHTGERPYKCNICLRPFAVKNYLNVHVKTHMGEKPFKCDLCSKSFIRKYRLVTHMRSHMEDTPYKCDVCLKSFFQNVQLVAHMTSHTGE comes from the exons atggagtgcaggctttgtcttgggtCTGCTCCGACTGTCTCCATCCACGACAATCCTCATCCACTGGCACAGATCATACGAACCTGTTGTCGACTGCAG GTTAAAAAAGGTGACAGGTTACCAGATGCGATATGCATTTCGTGTATTAACACTCTGGAATTGCTCAGCAGTTTTCGAAACGAATGTCTTCAAAGCAACGAAACGTCGAAGCTGACTTTGAATGAGAGTTTGAATGTGAAGACAGAAGAAGTTTTACTGGAAGATTTAATTTGGAAGGATGAATCAGATGTTGATTCGTTACCAAATGTTTGTAATGTCGAGGCGAATGACTGGAAATCTAGTGCCTTAGAAAGAAGCGTTTCCAAACAAGATGTCTATTTGATAGAAAATATTACATCTCCG ATACACGTTGAAAAGGATATTTCGAGTGATTTTGGGGCTGGTGATGCTGGAATTCCATCGGAAGAGTGTCCTTCACCGAATATTtaccaatgtgatatttgtttaaaatcattttctcaaaaatctactATTGTGAAACATTTGTCTTTTCACACTGAAGAAAAATCGTTTTCAAAAAAAAGTGATCTTCTTACAAGCATAAAATCTCAGCCCGGAATAAAATCACACAAACGTGAAGTTTGTACAAAAAGTTTTACTCAAAAACGACATCTTGATGTAGACATTAAATCTGACACTGaggaaaaaccatacaaatgttaCGTTTGCTTAAGatcatttattcgtaaaggtAATCTTGTTAAACACATGCGATCTCACACGGAAGAAAAGCcgtacaaatgtgacgtttgcttaaaatcatttgttcTAAATGATCAACTTCTTACACACATGAAATGTCACAAgtcacataaatgtaacatttgtttaaaatcatttactcaaaggAGTAATCTTCGTTCACActtgagatctcacacaggggaaaaaccatacaaatgtgacgtttgtttaaaatcatttgttcgTGAACGCAATCTTGGTCACCACATGAgatctcacactggggaaagaccatacaaatgtaatatttgtttaagaCCTTTTGCTGTAAAAAATTATCTTAATGTACACGTGAAAACGCACATGGGGGAAAAGCCGTTCAAATGCGACCTTTGTTCGAAATCGTTCATTCGAAAATATCGTCTTGTTACACACATGCGATCTCACATGGAAGACacaccatacaaatgtgatgtttgcttaaaatcattttttcagaATGTTCAACTTGTTGCGCACATGACGTCTCACACTGGGGAATAG